The following proteins are encoded in a genomic region of Cydia strobilella chromosome 19, ilCydStro3.1, whole genome shotgun sequence:
- the LOC134750308 gene encoding uncharacterized protein LOC134750308, with the protein MAPTSEDLKQLRASRGYTKASITRLFNFISNQDDVDLSTIIALEAKRTRIVELFSEYEHCNKQILAIDDADAEDVASYEENYFHILTTLNEAIKIKSSPSSETPVSSCQNNYKAKLPTIKIETYTGKYSEYTGFINLFKAIIHNDRSIDNVQKLYYLRSFLANEPFDLIKNLPLAEGSYEEALKLLDERYNHKFKIVNEHLNSLLDINALVKSNPINLRQFVSCVKQSLSALKNLNVSTDNWDPIILAILYRKLDTYTSRAYQLDRDDTEEPTVHEFLLYLEKRALALENAEPPPTPGKSHHKAVVNVTATASPACSYCKSNHRLFDCSKFKMLTSSERIAFSKNSSLCSVCLNKHYGKCRFHFRCSTCKQAHNTLLHPDSANQPQVSLISNLGHNGVLLPTVKVKLYSRTGSVVHVKALLDCCSQSSLATTKLINILGLTPSKDNSNIIGAGGKGTDTQYSIPLDVYSLTMPYRVTANCNVMDKITCKLPQNEISLDAINIPDGITLSDIDFHQPSEINLLLGADIFFQVLLLEPVPGQQKLSAQPAEDPASLHPTVVNTKLGYIIGGGLPRQQSSDKSKVTLFCTQCDSSLNESLQQFWNAECIPQTFCERLSEHQQCETTFQNTTVLKNNKFQVDLPLKVPLNEVNDVLGSSFDMAYYRFLNLEKRLHKNINLLSDYEKFIDEYVDLKHGHYIDFNQLDFENDPLYFASHHAVINDSSKTTRTRVVFDCSLQSNKKVSLNDILLNGPPVQKELFDIMLLFRLGNYTFSTDIRRMFRCVDINPMHATLQNILWRSNPNEPLKCIQLDTVTYGQKSSTYLSTRCLLELADRYGSDFPLAAYILRNCTYVDDMCFSNSDLKIMMEAKSQLRELLSKGSFNTHKWASNDQRVLEGIPNDKRQFDDLDFQKDNLYLKTLGLKLNMRDDFFVFSCPEAFKKEKPTKKEILSYISKFYDPLGFIAPIIMKAKAFMQKIYAEKIGWNEVPSAMLLQEWSSFAFKLSQMEPFTINRNLHIPSNVSALQLIGFADACSTTGYGCCVYLRVVDEHGNASLSLLSAKSRINPRNKDTLTIARLELCAMLLLSKLVARVYETLKSQLNIQDVYLFSDSQIALAWVKTEPLRDRWRWLYVPSGENPSDCLSRGTDPDELRHIPMWLHGPSFLQEGNYNFNNKNNPPAIDDLPELKKAPSSAKVTLITQKGSDPYDFLERFSDLNKMVRNESSVCKTANGFFAT; encoded by the exons atGGCTCCGACATCGGAAGATTTGAAACAGTTGCGAGCGTCACGGGGTTACACTAAAGCTTCGATTACTCGACTGTTCAATTTTATCAGTAACCAGGATGATGTCGACCTTAGTACAATTATTGCCTTAGAGGCAAAGCGAACAAGAATCGTTGAATTGTTCAGCGAATACGAACATTGCAATAAGCAAATTCTAGCTATAGATGACGCAGACGCCGAGGATGTTGCGAGCTATGAGGAAAACTATTTTCACATCCTCACAACCCTCAATGAGgcgattaaaataaaatcctcGCCCTCGTCTGAGACACCTGTATCGTCCTGTCAAAATAACTATAAGGCCAAACTGCCTACTATCAAAATAGAAACTTACACTGGTAAGTATAGTGAATATACAGGCTTTATTAACTTGTTTAAGGCAATAATACATAACGATAGATCAATTGATAATgttcaaaaattatattatttgcgcTCATTTCTAGCAAATGAACCCTTTGACTTGATTAAGAACCTTCCTCTGGCTGAAGGCAGCTACGAGGAAGCTCTTAAGCTTTTAGACGAAAGGTATAACCACAAGTTTAAAATAGTAAATGAGCATCTCAATTCCTTGCTTGACATAAATGCCTTGGTCAAATCTAATCCTATAAATTTAAGACAGTTTGTGTCATGTGTCAAACAATCTTTATCAGCATTAAAGAATTTAAATGTAAGTACTGATAACTGGGATCCTATTATATTGGCTATTTTGTACCGTAAATTAGACACCTACACGTCACGGGCATACCAATTAGACCGAGACGACACTGAGGAGCCCACTGTCCACGAGTTCCTGCTGTATTTGGAGAAACGCGCCTTGGCACTGGAGAATGCTGAGCCGCCGCCCACACCCGGGAAGTCTCACCACAAAGCAGTGGTAAATGTGACAGCGACCGCCTCTCCTGCCTGCAGTTATTGTAAGTCTAATCACCGACTATTTGACTGTAGCAAATTCAAAATGCTTACTAGTAGTGAAAGGATAGCTTTCAGCAAAAATAGTAGCCTGTGCTCTGTCTGTCTGAACAAGCACTATGGAAAATGCCGCTTTCATTTCCGGTGCAGCACATGCAAACAAGCTCATAATACTTTACTGCATCCGGACTCGGCTAACCAACCCCAAGTTTCTTTAATATCAAATTTGGGGCACAACGGAGTTCTATTACCCACGGTTAAAGTAAAGCTTTATTCACGGACAGGTAGTGTAGTTCATGTAAAGGCTCTTTTAGATTGTTGTTCTCAAAGCTCTCTAGCCaccactaaattaataaatattttaggactGACCCCAAGCAAGGACAACAGCAATATAATTGGTGCTGGAGGAAAAGGTACTGATACACAGTATTCTATACCTTTAGATGTGTATTCTTTAACCATGCCTTACCGAGTCACTGCGAACTGCAATGTAATGGACAAAATTACCTGCAAGCTTCCACAAAATGAAATCAGTTTGGACGCAATTAATATACCTGATGGGATCACTCTGTCTGATATTGATTTCCATCAGCCGTCTGAGATCAATTTACTTCTAGGTGCGGACATATTTTTCCAGGTCCTCCTGCTGGAGCCAGTTCCCGGTCAGCAGAAGCTGTCAGCGCAGCCTGCTGAAGACCCAGCAAGTCTACACCCTACGGTTGTAAATACAAAGCTTGGCTACATCATAGGTGGGGGTTTACCGCGACAACAATCCAGTGACAAAAGTAAGGTAACGCTTTTCTGTACACAATGCGACTCCAGTCTTAATGagagtctgcaacaattttggaATGCAGAATGCATCCCTCAAACCTTTTGCGAACGCTTGTCTGAGCATCAACAATGTGAAACCACATTTCAGAACACCACTGTTTTGAAAAATAACAAGTTTCAGGTTGACTTGCCTTTAAAAGTCCCTTTGAATGAGGTCAATGATGTGCTCGGTAGCTCTTTTGATATGGCTTATTATAGGTTCCTTAACCTCGAAAAGAGATTgcacaaaaatataaatttgctATCAGATTATGAAAAGTTCATCGATGAATATGTTGACTTGAAGCATGGGCACTATATTGACTTCAATCAATTGGATTTTGAGAATGATCCTCTATACTTTGCATCCCACCATGCTGTTATTAATGACTCTAGCAAAACTACACGTACCCGGGTAGTCTTCGACTGTTCTTTGCAATCTAACAAAAAGGTATCGCTCAATGACATTTTGCTTAACGGGCCTCCGGTACAAaaagagttgtttgacataatgcTTTTGTTCCGATTAGGCAACTATACCTTCTCCACAGACATACGACGCATGTTTCGGTGTGTTGACATTAATCCGATGCATGCcacattacaaaatattttgtggAGAAGCAATCCTAATGAGCCTCTGAAATGCATACAATTAGATACTGTTACCTACGGGCAAAAAAGTAGTACATATTTAAGCACTCGATGCTTACTAGAGCTCGCAGATAGGTATGGAAGTGATTTCCCACTTGCAGCTTATATATTAAGAAATTGCACTTATGTAGATGATATGTGTTTTTCAAACTCCGATTTAAAGATTATGATGGAAGCTAAATCGCAATTAAGGGAGTTGTTAAGTAAGGGCAGTTTCAATACTCACAAGTGGGCATCTAATGATCAGCGAGTCTTAGAGGGCATTCCCAACGATAAACGGCAGTTTGATGACTTAGACTTCCAAAaggataatttatatttaaagacTTTAGGTTTAAAACTTAATATGCGAGacgatttctttgttttttcttgCCCCGAGGcctttaaaaaggaaaaacctACCAAGAAAGAAATATTAAGCTATATTTCGAAATTTTATGATCCGCTAGGTTTTATAGCGCCAATTATCATGAAGGCAAAGGCTTTCATGCAAAAAATATATGCTGAGAAGATAGGTTGGAATGAGGTTCCTTCAGCTATGCTGCTACAAGAATGGTCTTCATTTGCTTTTAAATTATCTCAAATGGAACCCTTCACCATTAATAGGAACCTGCATATACCCTCCAATGTTTCTGCATTGCAATTGATAGGTTTTGCTGATGCATGTAGCACGACAGGTTACGGCTGCTGTGTGTATCTTCGAGTGGTCGACGAACACGGTAATGCTTCACTTTCATTACTTAGTGCAAAATCTCGAATCAATCCCCGCAATAAGGATACACTCACCATAGCTCGCTTAGAGCTGTGTGCTATGCTACTATTATCTAAACTAGTCGCTCGAGTTTATGAAACGCTAAAATCGCAATTAAATATACAAGACGTATATCTGTTTTCTGACTCGCAAATTGCATTAGCATGGGTGAAAACAGAGCCtttaagag ATAGATGGCGCTGGCTGTATGTACCCAGTGGAGAAAATCCAAGCGACTGCCTGAGCAGAGGTACAGATCCAGATGAGCTGCGTCACATACCAATGTGGCTGCACGGCCCAAGCTTTCTACAGGAAGGTAACTACaactttaataataagaataacccTCCTGCAATCGATGACCTACCTGAATTGAAAAAAGCGCCCTCTAGTGCCAAGGTGACGTTAATTACTCAAAAAGGATCAGATCCTTACGATTTCTTAGAAAGGTTTTCTGACCTCAACAAAATGGTTAGG AATGAAAGCTCAGTGTGCAAAACAGCTAATGGGTTCTTTGCCACCTGA